The stretch of DNA GCAGACGATCGATGGCCTCTGTTAATTGAATTTCCCCGTTTGAATCAGGTGTCCCCTTTTCTAACATCTCAAAAATAGTGGGAGTTAATATATATCTCCCAACAATGGCATGTGTGGAGGGTGCTTCGGTAATGGCTGGTTTTTCTATAAGGCTTTGAACCTTATACAAGTCTTTATAGGGGTATGAATAATCAACAATCCCATACTTGACAACATCTTCTTTCGGAACCTCTTTACAGCCAAGAATAGTGGACTGAACCTCATTGTATTTCTCTATCATTTGCCTTAATGCAGGGGATTCACTATCAATAACATCATCCCCAAGGAGGACAGCAAAGGGTTCATTGCCAATAAACTTTTTTGCACATAGAATGGCATGACCCAGTCCCAAAGGTTCCTTCTGGCGGACATAATGAATGTCAGCTAGACTAGAAATTTTTTGGACTACTTTTAGCATTTTTATTTTTCCACTGGTTTTTAATTGCATTTCTAGTTCTAAAGATTTATCAAAATGGTCTTCTATTGCCCGCTTATTTTTTCCTGTAACAATAATGATATCTTCAATTCCGGAGAGGACCGCTTCTTCAACAATATATTGAATCGTCGGTTTATCGACAATTGGCAGCATTTCTTTCGGCTGCGCCTTCGTTGCAGGCAAAAATCGAGTCCCCAACCCAGCGGCAGGAATGACAGCTTTTTTAATCATCAATGCACCCCCTTTTTTCCTTAAAGTCACAGACCCCTTTTATCCTATGCACCTAAAAAGATAATTAGTATTAAGGCAACTATTAGGAAAACAATTGATAAAAAGGAATAATTTCCAGTCCAAATGCAAACTTTATTACTTGAAGCAAGGTTCGAGGACGAGGGCTAAGAGGTGTGAATTGAGTGTGAATACTGATACAAGAAATAATTCAAAATTAATCTTTTTTGCTTTGCTTATTCTAACAATTTATCTGTCCCCCCTCTTTATTCTCCAAGAAAATGCTCATATCCGTGTCCATGATAACTTGGATTCGAATTTAGCATGGTATAAGGTTCTAGCAAGCAGTGGTCAAATGTTTGGGGATGTCAATGCTGTTATCCCCCAAATAATAAATGGGGTACCAAGAAATGCATTTGGAACAGAATACAGCATCATTGTCTGGCTCTATGCCCTGTTTCCAACCATGATTGCCTATGGGCTTAGTCAGGCCCTTACGAGGGTAGTTGCTTTTATTGGGATGTATTTACTATTAAAAAAACACCTTCTTCCGGATGAAA from Neobacillus sp. CF12 encodes:
- the galU gene encoding UTP--glucose-1-phosphate uridylyltransferase GalU, translated to MIKKAVIPAAGLGTRFLPATKAQPKEMLPIVDKPTIQYIVEEAVLSGIEDIIIVTGKNKRAIEDHFDKSLELEMQLKTSGKIKMLKVVQKISSLADIHYVRQKEPLGLGHAILCAKKFIGNEPFAVLLGDDVIDSESPALRQMIEKYNEVQSTILGCKEVPKEDVVKYGIVDYSYPYKDLYKVQSLIEKPAITEAPSTHAIVGRYILTPTIFEMLEKGTPDSNGEIQLTEAIDRLLAREPIFSYLIKGTRYDVGDKFGFLQASIEFAFKRPDLRNKLKQYLQETLNKVENGPNKK